GAAGGTGTATTAGCCTTCGAATTTCGAGTAACTTTCATGTACTTCAGCTTGGACTGACTGTTAAGATAACGGACTTGAGTATCACGTATGTGCATTAATGGCGCTGCTGGGGGGACCAGCTAATAGCAAATATCAACATGGCATGGAATAGAGCAGAACCAGTTATAGAACTTTTTTTATCGGAGGaacccaaaaaaaaaaaaaaaaaaaaccgacTAAACGCCAAACTCGCCCATCAACATGCATCGAAATAGCCAAAGGCACCAACCAGCAGATTACGCCTGGCTTTCCTTGAACTTGCGAATCCGCCGTTTCAAATCGCCCGCAGTTTGCTGCATAGGGTTCAGCTTCATATCGCGCGCCATAGCGCTATAGTCATCTCCATGTCTCTCGATCAACCGCGATGCCCACTCTTCTTCCCGCTTGCTCAAGTGCCTTGGCTTCTTGCTTTCAACCGCCTTGCCCTCCTGCACCGCCTGGCGCTCAAGCATCTGCACAATCACAGAACCATCATTCCGCTTCGCAGACTCTGTTACCCGGCCCTCGTCATCAGACAAATCATTCAGCGGGTCGTTAAGCGGGTTGGAAATCTTGTGCTTGCGGCCGGCGACTTCGATCTCGTCGTCGGGGCGAATCACACGGATAATCTTGCCGGTTTCGGGGTCGCGCTCAACCTTAATCTCACCAAGTCCCAATTGCTTAGTTGTGGCTTTTGCGCTGCTCTTAATGTGGAGAGGGTCGTCGGGTTGTTCCTCGTAGCCTTCTGCGGTTGTGCCGCGGCGCTCGCTGCCACCGGACGGGGCGTTCAGACGGTGCACCAGACCCAGGCGGCGGTAGTTTTGGGTAAGGGTCAGCTTGCGGTCCCTGCGATTTATTGTAAGCATCCATTTTTAGAAAATACTTGGGAagggggaaaagaaaataccAGTTCTCAGCAATGATGGAATTGCCCAGCACATTGACCTTCTTGCGCCCACTCTTGAGGACACCACTCCTCTTAGGCTTGGCCTTGGGTAACGAAGACCGGTTCTTCTTAGCTTGTCGAATGTTCGTCATTTTGTAAACTTGCTTGAGACAAGCTCGTTATGGGATGCGATGCTTTTTTCTTGACCTGTAAAAGATCTCTTATCGATTGATTCCGAAACTTTTGATGTTTGCATTGTTGGTCTTGGCATGTTTGCAACTGTGATCAACAACCGATATCGCCGAGGGGGTTCTTATCTTCGACTTCCTCACTCTCGTATTGACCAGAATTTCAACTTACTTCTAATACGCGCAATGGCGTCTGGATTCGTGCCTGCAATGCGCAGGACAGGACTGGTGCTGATTGCTACTGTTGTTGTTTTCTCTGCCCTCGCGGCCGCCAATGCTGTTCCAGTCGGGGAACTGTCAGTGGGtgagattgaggaggaaTTGCAGGTAATGAGCTGTCTTTGAGCATTTTCAGGATGAAGGGAGAATTCTAACCAAGCGAATGACAGAAATGCCCCCTGGTGGAAGCCCTCAATGAGCATAAACGCGCCACTATCCCTGAAACTACCAGCTTAACCTCCAAGATCTTCTCGGTTCTCTTCCCCGGAAGCCCTGCCGTCAATGCTCTCCTGGCAACATTGTATATCTCCGGACCTCCAAGTATGTCAATCTAAGACGCTATACAAACAAGTCCTGCACACTGTATTGACAACTGTAACTAGACTTCCTCCTGGCCCTATGCCCACCCAACATCGacccctcctctctctccGTCATGGTCGCGTTCGCTGTCGGAGGTCTACTAGGTGACACACTCTTCCACCTTCTTCCCGAGATCTTCCTGGGCGAGGACTCCCCCGAGCACGTGCGATTTGTCATGGTCGAACCGAACCGGAACCTGCTCCTGGGCGTGGGTATCATGGTTGGTTTCTTTACGTTCGTGGCTATGGATAAGACACTGCGCATTGCGACTGGAGGCGAAGGCCATGACCACTCGCGCAGCCATAGCCATGCGGGGGATAGTCAATCCCAAGCCGTGACAACCGGTGCCCAGCAAACCAGCGACAACGGGCTGAAGCGGCGCAAACCTACTACCACCCAACAACATGAGCCCTCGACTTCCACCAAGAACGAGAAGGAAATTAATCCCAGCGTCAAACTGGGCGGCTACCTAAACCTCATTGCTGACTTTACCCACAACATCACTGACGGCCTCGCCATGTCTTCCTCCTTCTACGCCTCCCCCACTATCGGCGCAACAACCACCGTCGCCGTCTTCTTCCACGAAATCCCACACGAAGTTGGCGACTTTGCTCTCCTCGTGCAATCCGGTTTTTCGAAACGCAAGGCCATGGGCGCGCAGTTCGTTACTGCTGTCGGTGCGTTCCTTGGTACACTTATCGGAATTGCAGTGCAAGAGTTCAGTGGACACGGTCCCGATGCTACGTCTACAGGTTCTGATGCCGCTGGTGCTGCGGCTGGGTTGTTTGGGACCAGTTTGACATGGGGAGATATGTTGCTGCCATTTACGGCGGGAACGTTCTTGTATGTTGGAACTGTGTCTGTTATTCCGGAGTTGTTGGAGACCAGCAAAAACAAGGCCGTTGAGATCCGGAAGACGGTTGTGCAGTTTCtggctgttgctgttggagCGGGGATTATGCTTGCGTAAGTATACATCTTTTTGGTTCGGTTGAATTGGTGCTGACTTGGACAGTATCTCTTGGGATTAATTGCATCGCTGTCATGCATACAACGCATACACTGTCGATCCATACAGATTCGATTGACGATATGAAGGCTAGGTCCAAATTTAATGATAAATACTCATGCCTCATTTGCATTTGTCTCATCAAGCAGTCTATTAATAAAACA
This region of Aspergillus chevalieri M1 DNA, chromosome 4, nearly complete sequence genomic DNA includes:
- the NOP16 gene encoding nucleolar protein 16 (COG:J;~EggNog:ENOG410PMAH;~InterPro:IPR019002;~PFAM:PF09420), which translates into the protein MTNIRQAKKNRSSLPKAKPKRSGVLKSGRKKVNVLGNSIIAENWDRKLTLTQNYRRLGLVHRLNAPSGGSERRGTTAEGYEEQPDDPLHIKSSAKATTKQLGLGEIKVERDPETGKIIRVIRPDDEIEVAGRKHKISNPLNDPLNDLSDDEGRVTESAKRNDGSVIVQMLERQAVQEGKAVESKKPRHLSKREEEWASRLIERHGDDYSAMARDMKLNPMQQTAGDLKRRIRKFKESQA
- a CDS encoding Zn(2+) transporter YKE4 (COG:P;~EggNog:ENOG410PJ7D;~InterPro:IPR003689;~PFAM:PF02535;~SECRETED:SignalP(1-31);~TransMembrane:6 (n14-26c31/32o73-93i113-133o153-173i309-328o362-385i397-416o);~go_component: GO:0016020 - membrane [Evidence IEA];~go_function: GO:0046873 - metal ion transmembrane transporter activity [Evidence IEA];~go_process: GO:0030001 - metal ion transport [Evidence IEA];~go_process: GO:0055085 - transmembrane transport [Evidence IEA]) produces the protein MASGFVPAMRRTGLVLIATVVVFSALAAANAVPVGELSVGEIEEELQKCPLVEALNEHKRATIPETTSLTSKIFSVLFPGSPAVNALLATLYISGPPNFLLALCPPNIDPSSLSVMVAFAVGGLLGDTLFHLLPEIFLGEDSPEHVRFVMVEPNRNLLLGVGIMVGFFTFVAMDKTLRIATGGEGHDHSRSHSHAGDSQSQAVTTGAQQTSDNGLKRRKPTTTQQHEPSTSTKNEKEINPSVKLGGYLNLIADFTHNITDGLAMSSSFYASPTIGATTTVAVFFHEIPHEVGDFALLVQSGFSKRKAMGAQFVTAVGAFLGTLIGIAVQEFSGHGPDATSTGSDAAGAAAGLFGTSLTWGDMLLPFTAGTFLYVGTVSVIPELLETSKNKAVEIRKTVVQFLAVAVGAGIMLAISWD